In Sphingobacteriales bacterium, a single genomic region encodes these proteins:
- a CDS encoding septum formation initiator family protein: protein MKTYWNNFIKKLPPTLRNRYILTFIAFIAWIGFLSNNSWLKKSELSAEVQELRTHIAEKKVEIDKMKKQRQQLSNIQELERVAREKNLYHKPSEKVYIVEEE from the coding sequence ATGAAAACCTACTGGAACAATTTTATTAAAAAACTACCGCCTACACTGCGCAATCGTTATATTCTTACCTTTATTGCTTTTATAGCGTGGATAGGTTTTTTGAGCAATAATAGTTGGCTGAAAAAAAGCGAACTGAGTGCTGAAGTACAGGAACTTCGCACGCATATTGCCGAAAAAAAAGTAGAAATAGATAAAATGAAAAAACAACGCCAGCAATTGAGTAACATACAGGAACTGGAGCGCGTAGCGCGGGAAAAAAACCTCTATCACAAACCATCTGAGAAGGTTTATATTGTGGAGGAAGAATAA